GGACTAAAAACTGCAGCATGAAGATTACCTTCCTCCAACCACTTAACATGATTCTCCTTAAATTCCAAATGTTGTAACCTAGCCGCCTCTGCTATTTCATCCGTATACGATGAAATCTTCACCATTGTCAATAATACCCTGCTATAACGATAGCTTAACATCTGTTCACAGCTGGCAATTAGCTTGAAACAGGGGTGTTCTGGGAAATTAACATCGAGTGTGTCATTATCTCTTAGCACCGGATAAAAGTAAACTAAACGACCACCCATAACAAGCATTTTAGCTGCCATATCAAGTAGATCGTGTACACATTCTGCTAAGCTGTACGCAGCTGTCGATGGTATGTGGCCAGTTCTTTTGTCATCGGGAACTGTGTACGGGCCCACAACCCCTTTTAGTAACTTTCGGCCACCGGACTTTCGACCTCCCGCACGAACACCATATGGAGGGTCACATATTATTGCATCAAACACCTAAGGGAAGAAGTCAATGTAACTAATTGCTGACTTTCTAAAACATGGCAAACTGTAACATATAAGATTTAATTTTACCTCTTTTAAGCCAGGCCGCCAAGGAGGAAGGTTATTATCTGCTCGTAACAGAGAAACGGGCATTTGCAATCCATACTGTTATAGAAAAATCAACAAGAAGTTTGATCGTTTTAGTTTTCTCAAATTAGATTTTCAAAAGATGTTAAATTCAAAGTTACCTGTTTAAAGTTACTCCAGACATTGCAATCTGGTCCACGACCATCACGCACCACCCGGATATCAATATCTGCTCCCTGAAAGATTTAAATTAGTGAAAGATAAACATAAATGGATGGTCAGATAAACATAAATGTTCATAATGAGCAGGTCAAACAGGTTGAGTAACCAATCAAAAAGCTTTGAGTCAAACATATAGTAAAGTAACTTTGTAATACGGTTCCGTTGAGTCATGTTGGTAAAAGCCACAAACACATTTTAGTTTTCTTTTCAAAATTAATAACATACATAATTGATTAAAGTATTTGACAAATTTATAAACACTACATAACTAATTCGAAGTTAAAACCAAGGAAGTACTCGGCAATTCggagagtactcggatgttgactaagtttgactttgaccggaTTTGACCAATTTTAATTGATTTTTCGAGTATTCCCGAGTTTTGACTGAGTTTGACCGAATACTTGCCGAGTACTCCCCGAGCTGCAAAACCGAGTACTCgccgagtaattccgagttctgAACACTTGTTAGAACAAAGCACATTTAAAAGTTAAAAGCATTTGGGACACTTCGTGTGGTTTTTCACCCTATTGACCACtcaacccatttgacccgtttcctTTCTAACTAAGCAACTACAAAACCCATTATTTTCTTAATGGTCATAATTGCCACCGAAGAGTCTAGTCATCATGAAATTGTTATATATTATGCCAAATAGGAATATAGTTACAAACCATTGTCATAGCTCCAAAATGAGCTGCAGCAACCAAAATGCTCCCTGTGCCAACAAACGGGTCATAGACAAGTTTCCCAGGCATGGTTTGTGCTTGGTTAGCCATCAGGAAAGCCACTTCTGCATCCATTGCAGTTGGTCCCAGATACGTACGACTCTTCAACTCGTATGTAGGAATCAGCTTCCTATCAGCAGCACCAACCTCTCGCCCAAAAAATATTCTCTTGTCAACAACAGGTGGAAGCCCATTGTTACATCCATAATCATCTGTCTCAATTAGCCAAAACTTGTGTTCTGGATTCTTCAAGTCAACTCGTCCCTGAAATCATTTATCATCATCCATCACATCACATCAAATATGAAAAtcgttaaaaaaaaaacttttacttaatagcatgtgaatcacggaAATCAATTTATCTTGAGAAATATAGCAGTATAAGTTGTTGAGTAAATTTAGTGGACACAAGTAACCGGTATCAAAACATGTGTAGTTTCATATAGATGGGGTGTAAATGGTAAGTTACCAGTTAAACCAGGTCAGTTTTAGTACGAGTCACAGTAGGGATGTATAAATTTTCTTGAGCTTTATAAACGATAAATGTTTTTAAAAAACTAATGCGCTAGATATGAGTAGAAAACAATAGGTAGTTCTATTAGATGTAAAACACACTTCAGGTGACTTCCAAGCCCATATATTAAACGGGGAAAACTGCCCCTTCTATCTAGACTATGGGCTTTTACTTTTTTTATGAATTTAGCTCGGATTCCATTTGCCTCTTAATGTGAAGGGGTGTCAGATTCTACGTCTCCTATAAACAGACCAATTTTCAGATTAAGTGACAGAGAAACAAAATTTTACTTACTGCATTAAGAGCTGTACGGAAATAGATCATTAAGTGGAAAGTAAACAGACCTTATGTGTCACAATCAAACAAATAATATTAACGCAACAAATATTTTTGGAAGACATGCTATTACACGAATACATGCTAGTATAGATTTGTAGTGTGGTAACATGTCTTCTTTTAAAGCTTTAGAGCAAATTTATAAGATAACCAGTAAAACTCGACAATACAATGTAAGATGGTACGAGTATATATTTAAGCAATATACCTGAAATGGGATGTAAGCCATCCCCTTAATACGAGCTGTTTGGTCCTTGAAACTCATAGCCTTACCGAAAGTATCAATTATAATCCTGAAAGTGCTATCTGAGGTTAAATACGGCAACTTCCGATCATCCGgatacttatttattgcttcttttAATTCCTCATCTGAACTTCCCTCTCCCCATATCTCATAAATCCCCTTCACAAGAATACCTATAGATTCAAAAAGGATATATTTAAAGCAAATTAACGCTGTACACGTACATCAAAATTAGTTACCTATAATGATTATTTGCAATAACCTAAAATGAGATCATAATCACCCATAtataatgataaattaataattacaATAGTTCAGCTCATACACAACACTTGAGGTTCTTATAATACAGAAACTAACTTTAACAATCTAATCAATTATCATTAATTGACATTCACATACAATCTAatgaaaaaatattaaaaaaaaaaaaaaaaaaaaaaaaaaaaaaaaacatacttcgATTGGCAATATTGCGAGCGATATCTTCAGAAGGAAGATTAACGAAATGGAAAGGGGAATCAGGGTGATGATGTTGAGGAAGTTTCCATTCAAGTGAAGTGTTGTTTGAatcattatcattaagaatatgaTGATCGAATGCGCCGAAAAGTTGAGCTAATGATTCGAATTCAGGTTTCCTGTAATCTAACAATCTGTGGTAGAATACGCACAAATACcacattttttatatttttgtgaTTTGGTGCGTGAATTTGACAGAAACCCTAAATTGGAAGAGTGGTGGGAGGCGGAAACAAAGGGTTTATGTTCTGTTAAACCTCTATCAatggatttatttatttattttttattttttattttgtttgaTGATAAACGAGTGACAAACGAGGAGTTAAAAATAGGAAAAATCTATCAGAGCAAAAGTGCACTTTTTAGCCTAAAAAGTGTAAGGTGACCATGTCAAAATTTGACCTccaataatttaaaatattaagtGAAGTGTGTCAAATATAAGTAGTGTCcatcaatttatttattttattcattttatttattttattcattttatcatattacatttaaacataatattaataaaactaatttatttTATTCATAAAAAAACGTTTTATTAAAAAAAGAACACAccgaaaaaaaaacataaaaataaaaagacAAGTACTTAAATAAAACTAGTCTTCGTCGGTTTGATCTTCGTCTGAGTCTTGATTTTGTGGTTGCGGTGGGTTGTCGAACAAAGGCTTAAAATTATCTAGGTACATTCGCTTAAGCCTTGTGAGGAAGTCTCGTTGTTCCGGGTCGGTGATATTTTCGGTTTTCAccgatatgtgacaacccggaaatttccgaacaaatttaaacttgatctttatatgtttccgacatgataagcaaagtctgtaatgttgaaatctcaaaaactttgaactgtgttcatatattcatttacccttcgactgctctcgacgattcacgaacaattatgtgtaaatagatatgtatgaatatatacatatgtgtgattattaaattgagaaatattaatgaaacattaaatgtttgattaatatgaaaataagttacgaaggttattatatgacttgagaacgttaacaaagtattagatgaataatactttacatgaacgtaattatttcaagatatttatcaacggaattagaagataatatcaaatgattgaattatcatatacattgtgatatgattacgggtctctgttgagaggtccaacttgatttaggaaacctttactttttaacggtattcagaataaatggtaaagtgatcttcgagtaaggacaaagtgtcaagtagcgagagctagacagattggtggaaattcctgttgaattccaatacatgcctaacattaattgcctcgtgacttttgataagataaactattttaaccttcatattatttaatgtaaaagtaaaattggagaatatagataacttagaaaataaatatcgataagttaagtaaacgattgtaacacttgtttattgattcgattgatttatagatatgttaattagaacgtttgaaaagttaaattaaaaattggcgcataaatgaatcatatcaaattatgtactagagcgtaaaacgtaaggtgatataataatatctaatcgattgaaatataattagtttttgaaaaactaaatattatattagtaagcaactatttctaaaatatataagtttatatttttaaataataatatcattattttacaaagtgataaaatataatattaaattagtcgtaaaacgttttagatttaaaatagtattattataatatatattgataaataacgagacgtcaatttatagaagcaaatgaccaaaacactcaaatgaataagttatactttgagtgggataatttttcattgatttgagtattgttattgataaaggtacattacatgaaacgtaaagtaccagttttttaagcgtacgaaaatgcgttcgaaaaaccgaaaccagtACGTAAGtctagcgtcaacgtacaattcatcggtgtaaaaattataaatcaactatgcacgagaatataatataatatttaattaattctaaaaattaaataatatatataagtattcacattacataaatattaaatataatatttaattaattctaaaaattaaataATATATGTGATATAAGTATTCACAttacataaatattaaataatatatataagtattcacattacataaatattatatattaaataatatatataagtattcaCATTACATAAATATGGTGTCGGTAAGAGATTTGCAAATCATGTGCTGTAAagtaaggccatgcgatcgcatggccatgagactcagaccccatgcgatcgcacggtGTGGTAGGTGGTGTCGAGTGCTTATAAATCGAACGTTTTTGCAGTTTGTGATTCATTCATTTCAATCATCTATCTCTCGAACCtttctatttatatataaattataataattattattattaattattattattattagtagtattattattattagtattatacataaaatactacgacgaggtcctgCTCGCAtgctttcaaaatggatttttcgagagggatagagctaaggaaattatgggttatagctatggaggttatgggtatggttcgggggtatgctcatgaggacaatctagtgtttatcatctccgtcgcgtctacgtactttcctacaatattgaatcacgatattgatacgtgagcattcacatcttatcttttatatattaatagtgtatccatgtctagtgctcgagtatatatgtttatgcatgcttgtatgctttaattttgtcattagatagtttatgatgaatcactaatttgatacatatgctactgatataaagtatatgatatgcatgtttttggaaagctggcgaaaaattattaacttttcatttagaaatcgtgtgatttcgatgaacggattaaaagatatgatcaactgaattatggttaacgttaattgaaattgtggttgaaactgtaaattaatatttaaacaacttgtctatgagattgataaattggatttttaaatattactaatcgagtaaatgaatttctatataaggcacgttttgttttgttgatcaattgtcaaaattgactgtcttatcatgttttaaagttttataaacactataatctgattttacaagtattgaaaaactatgtgaaataataaaatatgttcgattgccatgataattcaaatataatatagctcatgaaataaataatattttgagtttgataaacaataaattcgttcaattattaagacttatattatgttaataaacatgtatagatttaaagatcatattgggtcaggttgacttttgagatgacttttgttaacttttgcatgtcggtctcgagcattaggattgtgatacactatgacctgacctagcttgttagacctgtattgaccaacatatgttctctaggttgagatctacggttattttgcattccgagtttcggtcacatttcggtgaatgaacttatgtgctgctaaggtgagtttcatttgctccctttttaattgcttttgcaatctatatttttgggctgagaatacatgcactttattttaaacgcaatggatacaagtacatactaaattctacaccgagtttgaactgaaaatcccttagctttggtaactagtaactgccggttataagaactggtgggcgcgagtagttatatatggatccatagggcttgacatccccggctgttccaggtatagaaaccctagcctgaactagaaaacagacgtatgctatttgagtttagtacatgttggattgcgtgtattgtacatgttggttgcatgtatgttaaaacaggggtacttataataacgttaaagtttagttaccagggtgctcaatttcgtagaatattttgataaacgtttctggatgaaacaactgaaatcttgtgatccacatttatatacagaatatgtgcaacattaaaactatgaactcaccaacctttgtgttgacactttaaaacatgtttattctcaggtttctagaaatcttccactgtttgcttatacgttatacaagctatatgaatggagtcatacatgctttattcaagaaaactttgcattcacaaaatcatcaccatgtatcttattttgactgcattgtcaacggatgtagtattgtaaactattatatacggtgattgtctatacgtagaaatcatcagacgtcgaaaaccttgaatttatatatattcatttatggtgtgccttttcaaaagaatgcaatatttacaaaacgtatcacatagaggtcaaaacctcactatgaaatcaatgaatgatgtattcgtccaagtggatttggacgggtcatcacagttggcatcagagcttgaggtcatagggaaccagaatttgcattagtgtgtttaactggtaattgttaggatgcattagtgagtctggactatgaccgtatc
This genomic window from Rutidosis leptorrhynchoides isolate AG116_Rl617_1_P2 chromosome 2, CSIRO_AGI_Rlap_v1, whole genome shotgun sequence contains:
- the LOC139890857 gene encoding uncharacterized protein; amino-acid sequence: MWYLCVFYHRLLDYRKPEFESLAQLFGAFDHHILNDNDSNNTSLEWKLPQHHHPDSPFHFVNLPSEDIARNIANRSILVKGIYEIWGEGSSDEELKEAINKYPDDRKLPYLTSDSTFRIIIDTFGKAMSFKDQTARIKGMAYIPFQGRVDLKNPEHKFWLIETDDYGCNNGLPPVVDKRIFFGREVGAADRKLIPTYELKSRTYLGPTAMDAEVAFLMANQAQTMPGKLVYDPFVGTGSILVAAAHFGAMTMGADIDIRVVRDGRGPDCNVWSNFKQYGLQMPVSLLRADNNLPPWRPGLKEVFDAIICDPPYGVRAGGRKSGGRKLLKGVVGPYTVPDDKRTGHIPSTAAYSLAECVHDLLDMAAKMLVMGGRLVYFYPVLRDNDTLDVNFPEHPCFKLIASCEQMLSYRYSRVLLTMVKISSYTDEIAEAARLQHLEFKENHVKWLEEGNLHAAVFSPEFPLIDDQDTKSKDPKKKYRGKYV